The window CGCAGATCCAGGCCTTCTTCAACGCGCGCGTCTCGCGGTGCCTCGGCGGCACCGACGAGGACGGTCGTCCCATCGTGTGCATCAAGGACTTCAAGATGACCACGGTCACTCGGGCCGCCGACCAGTACTGCGACGGATACACCGGCGCCGCGAACGAGAGTGCCGCGCGCATCATCTACCGTGCAGCGCAGTCGTGCGGGATCAACCCGCAGGTGCTCATCGTGATGCTCCAGAAGGAGCAGAGCCTGGTCAACCACACGTGGCCCAGCGCCTGGCGCTACGACATCGCGCTCGGACAGGGCTGCCCGGACGACGCGCCCTGCGACCCGCAGTACGTCGGCTTCTTCCACCAGATCTACGGCGCCGCCCGCCAGATGCAGATCTACATGGAGGGCAAGTGGTTCCAGTACTACGCGCCCGGCCGCACCTGGAACATCCTCTTCAACCCGAACCGCGCGTGCGGCTCCTCGCCGGTGTACATCGCCAACAAGGCGACCTCGGCCCTCTACTACTACACGCCGTACCAGCCGAACGCCGCGGCGCTGCGCGCCGGATACGGCGACGGCGACACCTGCTCGGCCTACGGCAACCGCAACTTCTACAACTACTTCACCGACTGGTTCGGCTCCACCCAGGCGCCCCAGGTGCCCTCGCTCGCCTCGGTCAGCTCCTCGTCGTACATGGTCGGCGTCGACAGTGCCGGCGTGCTGTGGGGATACCCGTTCGCGAAGAACGTGTGGGGCAACCGCAAGCAGCTCGCGAGCGGCCTGACCGGGGTCAGCGCGGCCATGGTGGTCGGCGATCTCGACGGCAGCGGCACGCGCGACCTCATCATCCGCCAGGGCAACGGCGTCTCGGTGATGCGCGGCAGCGGCGCCAGCTTCTCGGCACCGCAGTCGCTGAACCTGGACTGGAGCGGCGTGGTGCTCTCCACCGCCGCGGGCGACCTCGACGGCGACGGCATCCCCGACGTGCTCACCACCGCCAAGAACGGCGACCTCATGCTGTGGCGCGGCAACGACAAGGGCGGCCTCCTGCCTGCGATCCGCGTCGGCTGGGGGTGGGCAGGCATGAACATGCTCGTCGGCAACATCGACCTCAACGGCGACGGCAACCCCGACCTCATCGGCAGGGACGCCGCCGGTCGACTGTTCGCCTACTACGGAGACGGCGGCGGCGGCTGGACCGGCTCCCGTCAGCTCGGGCAGGGCTGGGGCGGCATGACCGCGATCTTCGTGCCGGGCGACTTCACGGGCGACGGCGTCAACGACGTGGCGGCGCGCACCGCGAACGGCGACCTCTACATGTACCCCGGCGACGGACGGGGAGCGATCACGTCGAGCGGCAAGATCGGCAACGGCTGGCAGATCCTGTCGGCGCTGACCGGTTCGGGCGACCTCGTCACCAAGCCGCGGGCCATGCCATCGGGCGTGGGCGACGTCGACCGTGACGGCGGACCCGACGTGCTCGGGCTCACGGCACAGGGGAACCTCAACCTCTACCGCGGGAACGGCGCCGGTGCCTGGCGCGGCTCCCAGCAGATCGGCTCGGGGTGGACGGCGGGCGACCGACTGATCCCCATGGGCGACTTCAACGGCGACGGGTACCGCGACCTCGGCCGGGTGACTCCCGACGGACGGCTCTGGCTGATCCCCGGCGTCGCGGGCGGCTACGGGCAGCCCGTCGTGATCGGCAACGGCTGGCAGAACCACACGCTCCTCGTGGGCGGCATCGACTTCGACGGCGACCGCAACACCGACATGATCGCGCGCAACTCCGCCGGCCACCTCGTGTACTACCGCGGTGACGGCAGGGGCGGCTGGGCGAGCCAGGCCATCCAGATCGGCTACGGCTGGGGCGGCTTCGACATGGCCGTCAACGGCGGCGACTTCGACGGCGACGGTCGGGCGGACCTCATCATGCGCACGACCGACGCGCGCCTGTGGGTGTACCCGACCAACGGCACGGGCGGCTGGGGCACGCCGCGTCAGATCGGTGTCGGGTGGGGCGGCTTCAACGCCCTGTTCAGCCCCGGCGACTTCGACGGCGACGGCACCTCCGACCTCCTCGGGCGGCACACGAACGGCAACCTCTACCTGTTCCGCGGTGACGGCCGTGGCGGCTGGGGCGCGAGCGGCGTGATCGGGAACGGCTGGAACACGCTCACCGCCCTCGGCTGAGCGCGTGCCGTGAAGGCGTCCGGACGGGTGCCATAGGATACTGGAGTGCGCCGCGGCGACCGCCGCCGCAGCTGAATGAGTGGGGCCGTGACAGATACCCGAGATCTTTTCGCCGTCGTCCCGCGTTCCTCCTTCGACACCCCCGGCACGAGTCGCGGTCTGATCGATGTGGTGCGCTGGCGGTATCTGCTGTATCTGCTCGTGCGGACCGGCGTCACCACCCGCTACCGCAACTCGGTGCTCGGCTGGACCTGGTCGTACGTGCGACCCGGGGCGCAGTTCCTGGTGTTCTGGGTGGTCC of the Microbacterium sufflavum genome contains:
- a CDS encoding FG-GAP repeat domain-containing protein, producing the protein MSRRAPRSRNTLRTSRLLTCFLAVSALLVGTVVPATAATAAASASAPVARAVGAPAASGIAKSTLAGFTPGNIISDAVFTNKDTMTEAQIQAFFNARVSRCLGGTDEDGRPIVCIKDFKMTTVTRAADQYCDGYTGAANESAARIIYRAAQSCGINPQVLIVMLQKEQSLVNHTWPSAWRYDIALGQGCPDDAPCDPQYVGFFHQIYGAARQMQIYMEGKWFQYYAPGRTWNILFNPNRACGSSPVYIANKATSALYYYTPYQPNAAALRAGYGDGDTCSAYGNRNFYNYFTDWFGSTQAPQVPSLASVSSSSYMVGVDSAGVLWGYPFAKNVWGNRKQLASGLTGVSAAMVVGDLDGSGTRDLIIRQGNGVSVMRGSGASFSAPQSLNLDWSGVVLSTAAGDLDGDGIPDVLTTAKNGDLMLWRGNDKGGLLPAIRVGWGWAGMNMLVGNIDLNGDGNPDLIGRDAAGRLFAYYGDGGGGWTGSRQLGQGWGGMTAIFVPGDFTGDGVNDVAARTANGDLYMYPGDGRGAITSSGKIGNGWQILSALTGSGDLVTKPRAMPSGVGDVDRDGGPDVLGLTAQGNLNLYRGNGAGAWRGSQQIGSGWTAGDRLIPMGDFNGDGYRDLGRVTPDGRLWLIPGVAGGYGQPVVIGNGWQNHTLLVGGIDFDGDRNTDMIARNSAGHLVYYRGDGRGGWASQAIQIGYGWGGFDMAVNGGDFDGDGRADLIMRTTDARLWVYPTNGTGGWGTPRQIGVGWGGFNALFSPGDFDGDGTSDLLGRHTNGNLYLFRGDGRGGWGASGVIGNGWNTLTALG